The proteins below come from a single Orcinus orca chromosome 6, mOrcOrc1.1, whole genome shotgun sequence genomic window:
- the LOC101285573 gene encoding rac GTPase-activating protein 1-like — protein sequence MGTLMLNMRNLFEQLVCRMEILSEGNEVQFIQLAKDFEEFRKKWQRTDHELGKHKDLLMKVETERSALDVKLKHARNQVEVEIKRRQRAEADCEKLERQIQLIREMLMCDTSGSIQLSEEQRSALAFLNRGQPSSGNAGNKRLSTIDESGSILSDISFDKTDESLDWDSSLVKTFKLKKREKRRSSNQQFIDGPPGPVKKTRSIGSTADQGNESIVAKTTVTVPNDGGPIEAVFTTETVPCWTRNRRKTGTLQPWNSDSTLSSRQPEPKTDTDGSNTPQSNGGMRLHDFVSKTVIKPESCVPCGKRIKFGKLSLKCRDCRVVSHPECQDRCPLPCIPTLIGTPVKIGEGMLADYVSQTSPMIPSIVVHCVNEIEQRELTETGLYRISGCDRTVKELKEKFLRVKTVPLPSKVDDIHAICSLLKDFLRNLKEPLLTIRLNKTFMEAAEITDEDNSIAAMYQAVGELPQANRDTLAFLMIHLQRVAQSPSTKMDVANLAKVFGPTMVAHAVPNPDPVIMLQDIKRQPKVIEHLLSLPLEYWSQFMMVEQENIDPMHDIENSNAFSTPQTPDVKVNLLGPVTTPEHQFLKTPSSSSLSQRVCFTLTKNTPRFGSKSKSATNLGRQGNFFASPMLK from the coding sequence ATGGGTACTTTGATGCTGAATATGCGGAATCTGTTTGAGCAGCTTGTATGCCGGATGGAGATTCTCAGTGAAGgaaatgaagtccaatttatccagTTGGCCAAGGACTTTGAAGAATTCCGTAAAAAGTGGCAGAGAACAGATCACGAGCTGGGCAAACACAAGGATCTTTTGATGAAAGTAGAGACTGAGCGTAGTGCTCTGGATGTTAAGCTGAAGCATGCACGCAATCAGGTGGAGGTAGAGATCAAACGGAGACAGCGAGCTGAGGCTGACTGTGAAAAGCTGGAAAGACAGATTCAGCTGATTCGAGAGATGCTCATGTGTGACACATCTGGCAGCATTCAACTAAGCGAGGAGCAAAGATCAGCTCTGGCTTTTCTCAACAGAGGCCAACCGTCCAGCGGCAATGCTGGGAACAAAAGACTGTCAACCATTGATGAATCTGGCTCCATTTTATCAGATATCAGCTTTGACAAGACTGATGAATCGCTGGATTGGGATTCTTCTTTGGTAAAGACTTTTAaactgaagaagagagaaaagaggcgCTCTAGTAACCAACAGTTCATTGATGGTCCCCCCGGACCTGTAAAGAAAACTCGTTCCATTGGCTCCACAGCAGACCAGGGAAATGAATCCATAGTTGCAAAAACTACAGTTACTGTTCCCAATGATGGCGGGCCCATTGAAGCTGTGTTCACTACTGAGACTGTGCCATGTTGGACCAGGAACCGAAGGAAAACAGGGACTTTACAGCCTTGGAATAGTGACTCCACCTTGAGCAGCAGGCAGCCAGAGCCCAAAACCGACACAGACGGCTCCAACACTCCACAAAGCAATGGAGGGATGCGCCTGCATGACTTTGTCTCTAAGACGGTTATTAAACCCGAATCTTGTGTACCATGTGGAAAGCGAATAAAGTTTGGCAAGCTATCTCTAAAGTGTCGAGACTGTCGTGTGGTCTCTCATCCAGAATGTCAGGACCGCTGTCCCCTTCCCTGCATTCCTACCCTGATAGGAACACCTGTCAAGATCGGAGAAGGAATGCTGGCAGATTATGTGTCCCAGACTTCTCCAATGATCCCTTCAATTGTTGTCCACTGTGTAAATGAGATTGAGCAGAGAGAGCTGACCGAGACAGGCCTGTATCGGATCTCAGGTTGTGACCGGACAGTAAAAGAGCTGAAAGAGAAATTCCTCAGAGTGAAAACTGTACCCCTCCCCAGCAAAGTGGATGACATCCATGCTATCTGTAGCCTCCTGAAAGACTTCCTTCGAAACCTCAAAGAACCCCTTCTGACCATTCGGCTAAACAAGACCTTTATGGAAGCAGCAGAAATCACAGATGAGGACAACAGCATAGCTGCCATGTACCAGGCTGTTGGTGAACTGCCCCAGGCCAACAGAGACACATTAGCTTTCCTCATGATTCACTTGCAGAGAGTGGCTCAGAGCCCAAGCACTAAAATGGATGTTGCCAATCTGGCTAAAGTCTTTGGCCCTACAATGGTTGCCCATGCTGTGCCCAATCCAGATCCAGTGATAATGTTACAGGACATCAAGCGTCAACCCAAGGTGATAGAGCACCTGCTTTCACTACCCCTGGAATACTGGAGTCAGTTCATGATGGTGGAACAAGAGAACATTGACCCCATGCATGACATCGAAAACTCAAATGCCTTTTCAACACCACAGACCCCAGATGTTAAAGTGAATTTACTGGGGCCTGTGACCACTCCTGAGCATCAGTTCCTCAAGACTCCTTCATCCAGCTCCCTGTCACAGAGAGTCTGCTTCACCCTCACCAAGAACACTCCCAGATTCGGGAGCAAAAGCAAGTCTGCCACCAACCTAGGACGACAAGGCAACTTTTTTGCTTCTCCAATGCTCAAGTGA